The genomic window CTCAAATGCGGTTTGTATGGTCTCTAGAATCATGCTAAATACGGTTAATACCACAATGGCACCCAGTAATTTTAGGTTGATGATTAACTCATAAAACATAAATTTTAAAAAGCCTTTTAAAAAATAGGAAATTGAGAACTCATTATTCGAAAGGACCAATTGAAGAATATTTGGCACTGTCATCTCCGGAAAAAAACCACCATACTCATCCATTAATTCTTGCCAATATTTTTCGATTTTTTGAGTATCCAATTGTTCCCTTTGTTTCTCGACAAGGCCATTTACCGACCAGGTTTCCGCAAAACCTATAGGAGCAAGAAGAAAGAATAGGGTAGAAAATAGTACGATTCCTCGATACATAACACACATCCTTTACGAGGGAAGTAAATTTAAAACGGTTTCTATAATGATAGTAATGATGGGAATCGCCAAAACCATAATTAAAATTTTTCCCGCTAATTCAATCTTTGAGGCAATTGCGCCCTGACCTGCATCTTTGGTTATTTGCGCTCCGAACTCTGCAATATAGGCAATTCCAATAATTTTTAAGATCGTTTCCAAAAAAACCATATTGACATTTGCCTGAACTGCCACTTTTTCTAAAATCTGGATGACCTCAGAGATTTTCCCAACGAGATAGAAAAAAATAATCACACCTATAAAAATCGTAAGCAAAAAGGCAAATAACGGCTTATGTTCTTTTAAAATAAGGATCAGTATGGTAGAAACTAAACCTAGCCCAACAATCTGAATAATTTCCATGAATCTATCTCCTTAACGAAACAGAAATACACGTTTTATCTCCTGAAATAGATCACTTAGGTAATTAATCACCAAAAAAAGTATGATGACAAAACCGATTAACGTGACCCAATTGGAAATTTCTTCTCTCCCCATTTGTTTTAATACGGTATGAATAATGGCAAGGACAATCCCGATACCTGCGATTTGAAAAATGGCATTTACGTCATAACTCATTTTATCCCACCCCTACAGCATCAAAATTACAATTAAGATACCAGATAAAACTCCCAGGCTTTTACTTACCTTTGCATATTTTTCATGATCTTCCTTGGCTTGCAACTCTTCTACCTCCAGATTGGCTAAGGCGAGATGAATATGTTTTACCTGGTCTGCTTTTCCTGACAAACCGATCACATGTCCCAATTGTAGAAGAATCTCATACTCAGATTTTTTTAGAAAGGTGTTTCTCCATTCTTCATTTAGCGAGTATTTCCAGCACTCGATAAAAGATA from Microaerobacter geothermalis includes these protein-coding regions:
- the spoIIIAD gene encoding stage III sporulation protein AD; this translates as MEIIQIVGLGLVSTILILILKEHKPLFAFLLTIFIGVIIFFYLVGKISEVIQILEKVAVQANVNMVFLETILKIIGIAYIAEFGAQITKDAGQGAIASKIELAGKILIMVLAIPIITIIIETVLNLLPS
- the spoIIIAC gene encoding stage III sporulation protein AC — protein: MSYDVNAIFQIAGIGIVLAIIHTVLKQMGREEISNWVTLIGFVIILFLVINYLSDLFQEIKRVFLFR
- the spoIIIAB gene encoding stage III sporulation protein SpoIIIAB, giving the protein MMKILGASIVVFATTYFGFYLAKTYAERPNQIRNLRSALKMLETEVVYGATPINEAFRHIGKRIKEPVSSLFIQTAKRLENGDGLSFIECWKYSLNEEWRNTFLKKSEYEILLQLGHVIGLSGKADQVKHIHLALANLEVEELQAKEDHEKYAKVSKSLGVLSGILIVILML